One Gimesia aquarii DNA segment encodes these proteins:
- a CDS encoding SIS domain-containing protein gives MKKAIRIICRNLERSIEAKKLLLENPDIQNEFSKSVDLVLNSYHQGGRIYIAGNGGSAADAQHLAAEFVSRLAKDRAPLAAEALTADSSILTAIGNDYGYDSVFSRQIRGKLTTHDVFLGITTSGNSPNIVKALQACKEKGIPSIVFTGHDGGEVRKWSDVCVIAPGELTSQIQEVHLVLEHTLCECVEAELFGFDL, from the coding sequence ATGAAAAAGGCAATCAGAATCATCTGCCGTAATTTGGAGAGATCGATTGAAGCCAAAAAACTGCTTCTGGAAAACCCGGATATCCAGAATGAGTTTTCGAAATCTGTTGATTTAGTTCTTAACAGCTATCATCAGGGAGGCCGAATCTATATTGCAGGAAACGGTGGATCTGCCGCGGATGCACAACATCTGGCCGCAGAATTTGTGAGCCGACTGGCAAAAGACCGTGCACCACTGGCTGCTGAAGCATTAACGGCAGATTCTTCTATTTTAACGGCCATTGGAAATGATTATGGTTACGATTCTGTGTTCTCTCGCCAGATTAGGGGGAAGCTCACAACGCATGATGTTTTCCTGGGGATCACCACATCAGGTAATTCTCCCAATATTGTAAAAGCTCTACAGGCATGCAAGGAAAAGGGAATTCCGAGCATTGTTTTTACGGGACACGATGGAGGGGAAGTTCGTAAATGGAGCGACGTTTGTGTGATTGCTCCGGGCGAACTCACAAGCCAAATCCAGGAAGTACACTTAGTTCTTGAGCACACCCTGTGTGAATGCGTGGAAGCGGAACTTTTTGGTTTTGATCTTTAA